The following DNA comes from Cedecea neteri.
CTCACGTACGACAGAGAAACCTTCGGCTTCAACGAACTTCTGAATTGCCGCGCCGAGGCTGCGCAGGCGGATGCCCGGTTTCACCATACGCAGCGCCAGATACAGGCTTTCCTGCGTAATGCGGCACAGGCGTTCGCCGAGAATCGTCGGTTTGCCCACGATGAACATTTTAGAGGTGTCGCCGTGGTATTCGTCTTTAATAACGGTCACGTCGATATTGACGATATCGCCGTCTTTCAGCACTTTTTCATCGTCCGGAATGCCGTGGCAAACCACTTCGTTGATAGAGATACAGACGGATTTTGGGAAGCCGTGATAGCCCAGACAAGCGGAAATAGCCTGCTGTTCATTCACAATGTAATCATTACAGATGCGATCCAGCTCGCCGGTGGTAATGCCCGGTTTAACGTGGGATTCGATCATTTCCAGCACTTCGGCAGCCAGACGGCCAGCGACGCGCATTTTTTCGATTTCTTCAGGTGTCTTAATTGAGATAGCCATATCAGATCCGCAGATGTCGATCATGTCGACACAAATGAACAGGGAAGTTGCTGTAATGGTATCAGGGGGGGCCTCTCCCTGCAAAATTGAGAATCATCAAGTGCGTATCACGGCAACAACTATTGGAGTCTGGGCGCCATTTATGGTATAAAGCGCGCCGGACTTGTATTCCGATTTTTCGGGTACAGCCAAATACGCTCACTTTGTGTAAATAACACACACGTATCGACACATATTCCGGGGTGCCCTTTGGGGTCGGCAATATGGGATACGTGGAGGCATAACCCCATACTTTATATAGAGGTTTTAAAACATGGCTACTGTTTCCATGCGCGACATGCTCAAGGCTGGTGTTCACTTTGGTCACCAGACCCGTTACTGGAACCCGAAAATGAAGCCTTTCATCTTCGGCGCACGTAACAAAGTTCACATCATCAACCTTGAGAAAACTGTACCAATGTTCAATGAAGCTCTGGCTGAACTGAACAAGATTTCTTCTCGCAAAGGCAAAATCCTTTTCGTTGGTACTAAACGCGCTGCAAGCGAAGCGGTGAAAGACGCTGCTAACAGCTGCGATCAGTTCTTCGTGAACCATCGCTGGTTGGGCGGCATGCTGACTAACTGGAAAACCGTTCGTCAGTCCATCAAACGTCTGAAAGACCTGGAAACTCAGGCTCAAGACGGTACTTTCGACAAGCTGACTAAGAAAGAAGCGCTGATGCGCACTCGTGAGCTGGACAAGCTGGAAAACAGCCTGGGCGGTATCAAAGACATGGGCGGCCTGCCGGACGCACTGTTTGTTATCGATGCCGATCACGAGCACATCGCTATCAAAGAAGCAAACAACCTGGGTATCCCAGTATTTGCTATCGTTGATACCAACTCTGATCCGGACGGTGTTGATTTCGTTATCCCTGGTAACGACGATGCTATCCGTGCTGTTAGCCTGTACCTGGGCGCTGTAGCTGCAACCGTTCGTGAAGGCCGTTCTCAGGATCTGGCTTCCCAGGCGGAAGAAAGCTTCGTAGAAGCAGAATAATAAGGTTTGATGATTCCCCAAGAGATTTCGAGTTGCAGGACAAAACGCCGGGTCGTTTTGAACAGCGTTTGCGCTGGCCCCGAAGGGGTAAGGCCATAAGGCCGAATCACGCGGCAAACTCGAGAATTCCTGGGAGCTTACATCAGTAAGTGACCAGGATGAGCGAGTGAAGGTAACGCACCTGCGGCTCGAAATATAAAGGGGAAAGCCCTTATTTAACCAGGTAGTATCTCGTTTGGTTAGGGGCCTTTTTATGGCCCCTTTTTCACTTTTAAGCCCGTCTGGCCAATGCGCCGGGCAGGCAACATCTCCGAGGATTTTAGAATGGCTGAAATTACCGCATCCCTGGTAAAAGAGCTGCGTGAGCGTACTGGCGCTGGCATGATGGATTGTAAAAAAGCGCTGACCGAAGCCAACGGCGACATCGAGCTGGCAATCGAGAACATGCGTAAATCCGGTGCGATCAAAGCAGCTAAGAAAGCAGGCAACGTTGCTGCTGACGGCGTGATCATCACTAAGATCGACGGCAACTACGGCGTGATTCTGGAAGTTAACTGCCAGACTGACTTCGTTGCTAAAGACGGCGGTTTCCAGGCATTTGCTAACAAAGTTCTGGATGCAGCAGTTGCTGGTAAAATCACCGACGTTGAAGTTCTGAAAGCGCAGTTCGAAGAAGAGCGCGTTGCACTGGTTGCTAAAATCGGTGAGAACATTAACATCCGTCGCGTTTCTTCCCTGGAAGGCGAAGTTCTGGGTTCTTACCAGCACGGCGCACGTATCGGTGTTCTGGTTGCCGCTAAAGGTGCTGATGAAGAGCTGGTTAAACAGCTGGCAATGCACATCGCTGCAAGCAAGCCTGAGTTCGTTAAGCCTGAAGACGTTTCTGCAGAAGTTGTAGAGAAAGAGTACCAGGTTCAGTTGGACATCGCGATGCAGTCCGGTAAACCAAAAGAAATCGCAGAGAAAATGGTTGAAGGCCGCATGAAGAAATTCACCGGTGAAGTTTCTCTGACTGGTCAGCCGTTCGTCATGGACCCAAGCAAAACTGTTGCTCAGCTGCTGAAAGAGCACAATGCTGACGTGACTAACTTCATCCGCTTCGAAGTGGGTGAAGGTATCGAGAAAGTTGAGACTGACTTTGCAGCAGAAGTTGCTGCCATGTCCAAGCAGTCTTAATGGTTTAAAAGGAACCGCCAACCGGCGGTTCCTTTTTATCCAGCCTTACAATTTCAGAGCGCTCCGTTAGGCGAGCGGGCTGAAATGCGACAGAATGTCGCCAGAATTAACCATCCCCCATTCGTTGACTGTTCTCAGGAAAGAAACATGGCTACCAATGCAAAACCCGTCTACAAACGTATTCTGCTCAAACTGAGCGGCGAAGCTCTGCAAGGCACAGAAGGCTTTGGTATTGACGCGAGTATTCTGGACCGTATGGCTCAGGAAATTAAAGAGCTGGTGGAACTTGGCATTCAGGTCGGGGTGGTAATCGGCGGTGGCAACTTATTCCGTGGTGCAGGTCTGGCTAAAGCCGGCATGAACCGCGTCGTGGGCGACCACATGGGCATGCTGGCGACCGTAATGAATGGCCTGGCAATGCGCGATGCGCTCCACCGCGCCTATGTGAACGCCCGCCTGATGTCCGCTATTCCATTGAATGGCGTTTGTGATAACTACAGCTGGGCAGAAGCTATCAGCCTGCTGCGTGCTAACCGCGTAGTTATCCTGTCTGCCGGTACCGGTAACCCGTTCTTTACCACTGACTCTGCGGCCTGCCTGCGTGGAATCGAAATCGAAGCAGACGTGGTACTGAAAGCTACTAAAGTGGATGGTGTGTTTACCGCCGATCCGGCAAAAGATCCTTCAGCTACCATGTACGATCAACTGACCTACAGTGAAGTGCTGGATAAAGAGCTGAAAGTGATGGATCTTGCCGCGTTCACCCTTGCTCGCGACCACAAATTGCCGATCCGCGTGTTCAATATGAACAAGCCGGGTGCGCTGCGTCGTGTGGTAATGGGTGAGAAAGAAGGCACTTTAATTACTGAATAATTTCAGTTGCCCGGCAATCAGGGTAAGATTTGGCTTTATCTACAGCCAGGAATAAACAGGGCTATACTTAGCCTGCAGCTTCAAAGCTGCAGAGAATAAGCGTGGTCTGCCTTAAACCAGTTTTCAAGGATTCGTAACGTGATTAGCGATATCAGAAAAGATGCTGAAGTGCGTATGGATAAATGCGTCGAAGCGTTTAAAAACCAAATCAGCAAAATCCGTACCGGCCGCGCTTCTCCAAGCCTGCTGGACGGCATCGTCGTAGAATACTACGGCACACCAACGCCGCTGCGCCAGCTGGCCAGCGTCACCGTTGAAGATACCCGTACTCTGAAGATCAACGTCTTCGATCGTTCTATGGGCCCGGCGGTAGAGAAAGCGATCATGGCTTCTGACCTGGGTCTGAACCCAAGCTCTGCGGGCACCGATATCCGCGTTCCGCTGCCTCCGCTGACCGAAGAGCGTCGTAAAGACCTGATCAAAGTGGTTCGTGGTGAAGCCGAAGGCGCACGCGTGGCTGTTCGTAACGTTCGCCGCGACGCTAACGACAAAGTTAAAGCGCTGCTGAAAGACAAAGAGATCAGCGAAGATGACGATCGTCGTTCTCAGGACGACGTGCAGAAGCTGACTGACGCTGCTATCAAAAAAGTGGATGCGGCTCTGTCTGAAAAAGAAACCGAGCTGATGCAGTTCTAATCCACAATTTTTGTGGAAAATTCGCCGCCCAGTAAGCCCTCGCGTACCGCGAAGTGTTTACGAGCGGCGTTTTGCTTTATAAAAACGTCAAGTAAAGGCGTAGACAATGGGCCTCCCGCGCCGCAAACTATTGCGCCATTAACCCTTCATTTTACGACCCCGAGTACCTCATGAAGCAGCTCACTATTCTTGGTTCCACCGGCTCTATTGGCGTCAGCACGCTAAGCGTCGTTCGTCATAATCCTGAAAAATTTGCCGTTACGGCTCTGGTTGCGGGCAGTAATGTCGGGAAAATGGTTGAACAGTGCCTGGCGTTCTCGCCGAAGTATGCGGTCATGGCCAGTGAGTCTGCGGCGGCGGAAGTCCGTCGTGCCCTGAAAGAGCAGGGGAGTAAAACGGAGGTAATGGCCGGCGAGCAGGCGGCTTGCGAAGTCGCTACGCTTGGCGAAGTGGATCAGGTGATGGCTGCTATTGTGGGCGTGGCAGGGTTGTCTTCAACGCTTGCCGCTATCTCAGCGGGTAAACAGGTTCTGCTGGCAAACAAAGAGTCGCTGATCACCTGCGGCCGTTTGTTTATGGAAGCTGTTGCACGCAGCAAAGCGCAGTTGTTGCCCATCGACAGCGAACATAACGCCATTTTTCAGAGTATGCCGGAAACAATCCAGCGTAACCTGGGATACGCTAGCCTCGAAGATAATGGCGTATCGTCTATTATCCTCACCGGATCGGGTGGCCCGTTCCGGGAAACGGCTTATGCAGACCTGGCGGCGATGACGCCGGATCAGGCTTGCAGCCACCCGAACTGGTCTATGGGGCGTAAGATTTCCGTCGACTCGGCCACCATGATGAACAAAGGTCTCGAATACATTGAAGCTCGCTGGTTGTTCAATGCTTCAGCTGCACAAATGGAAGTGCTGATTCACCCTCAGTCTGTCATTCATTCCATGGTTCGTTACCGCGATGGCAGCGTGCTGGCTCAGCTTGGTGAGCCCGACATGCGCACGCCTATTGCTCATGCGATGGCTTACCCTGCACGCGTAGAATCTGGTGTTACATCGCTCGATTTCTGCAAAATCGGTTCGCTGACTTTCATGGAACCTGACTTTGAGCGCTATCCATGCCTGAAGTTAGCCATTGATGCCAGCGCGCAAGGGCAGGCGGCGACAACCGCGCTGAATGCCGCGAACGAAGTGGTCGTAGAGGCGTTCCTGAACCAGCAGGTCAGATTTACCGATATCGCAGTGCTAAACCGCAGCGTGCTGGAGCAAATGAACTTAGCTGAACCGCAAAGTGTGGATGAAGTGCTTAGTGTGGATGCTATTGCTCGTGAAATCGCCAGGAAACAAGTGATGCATCTCGCAAGCCGGTGATAATTTATCCGGCTGAAGTGCCGCCATTTGTTCGCTTTGTGCTTCAGTGATATAGTCTGCGCCACTTAATCGCCAGATGTGACTGAGCGTTAAGTGGAAAGCCGTGTCACAACACGGCTTTTTTATGCACCAGGCTTCAATATTCCTGAGTACCGCTTAATTTTTTTCAGGGAATCATTACGCGTTATGTTGTCTGCTAATCAACAATTAAGCGAATCCTTAACTACGCATGGCGCCCGCCATGTTGCCATCATTATGGATGGCAATGGCCGTTGGGCTAAGCGTCAGGGGAAAATGAGGGTTTTCGGTCATAAAGCCGGAGCAAAATCGGTACGCCGCGCTGTGACTTTTGCAGCCAACAACGGTATCGATGCGCTGACGCTTTACGCTTTTAGCAGCGAGAACTGGAACCGCCCCGCTCAGGAAGTGACCGCATTGATGGAGCTGTTCGTCTGGGCATTAGACAGTGAGGTGAAAAGCCTGCACCGTCATAATGTTCGCTTGCGTATTATCGGCGATACCAGCCGATTTAATCTCCGCCTGCAGGAAAGAATCAAAAAAGCGGAAGCATTAACCAGTGAGAATACTGGGCTGACGCTCAATATCGCTGCGAATTATGGCGGGCGTTGGGATATCATTCAGGGAGTGCGACAGCTTGCGTCGCAGGTGCAGGAAGGCTTATTGCGCCCGGATCAGATTGATGAAGACCTGCTCGGTCAGCAGATCTGCATGCATGAACTGGCTCCCGTAGATTTAGTAATTAGGACAGGAGGAGAGCATCGCATCAGTAACTTCCTCATCTGGCAAATTGCCTATGCGGAACTTTATTTTACCGATGTTCTTTGGCCTGATTTCGATGAACAAGACTTTGAAGGTGCGCTAAATGCTTTTGCAAACCGAGAGCGTCGTTTTGGTGGCACAGCACCTGGTGGTGAATAAGCCTGTTGGGGGTCACTTTTGCTGAAGTATCGCCTGATTTCCGCGTTTATTATGATTCCCGTTGTCATCGCGGCGCTGTTTTGGCTTCCGCCAGTAGGATTTGCGATTGCTACGCTGGTGATTTGTATGCTGGCTGCATGGGAATGGGGGCAACTCGCCGGTTTCGTTGCTCGTTCGCAGCGCGTCTGGCTGGCGGTGCTATGTGGTCTGTTGCTTGCCGTCATGCTGATTTCGTTGCCGGAGTATCGGCATTCGGTGCATTTGCCGATAATCGAATTCTCACTTTGGACATCGCTAGTGTGGTGGGTCGCGGCGCTGCTGTTGGTCCTGTTTTACCCGGCCTCTGCTGCATTGTGGCGTAATTCCAAACCGCTTCGACTGGTCTTTGGCCTGCTAACCATTGTTCCCTTCTTTTGGGGCATGGTAGCGCTGCGCAGCTGGCATTATGATATCAACCACTACAGCGGCTCTGTTTGGTTGCTGTATGTGATGTTCCTGGTCTGGGGCGCAGACTCTGGCGCTTATGTTTTTGGGAAAATGTTTGGCAAGCATAAACTTGCGCCAAAGGTCTCGCCTGGTAAGACCTGGCAAGGGTTTATTGGTGGCCTTGCGACTTCCGCGGTCATCTCGTTGCTGTTCGGCATGTGGGCGAATTTGAACGTAGCTCCCGTTGTTCTGCTAACCTGTTCCATTGTTGCCGCGCTGGCTTCCGTTTTAGGTGATTTGACCGAAAGTATGTTCAAACGCGAAGCGGGAATTAAAGATAGTGGTCACCTTATCCCGGGACATGGTGGTATTCTTGACCGTATTGACAGTCTGACAGCGGCGGTGCCGGTGTTTGCCTGTCTGCTGCTTCTGGTATTCAGGACGATTTAACGGAAGGTTTTATGTTGAGCATACTCTGGAATTTGGCTGCGTTTATCGTTGCACTGGGTGTTTTGATTACCGTGCACGAGTTCGGCCATTTTTGGGTTGCTCGCCGCTGTGGCGTTCGTGTGGAACGCTTCTCCATCGGGTTTGGTAAGGCGCTTTGGCGTCGTACCGACCGTCAGGGAACCGAATTTGTTATCGCTCTGATCCCGCTGGGTGGCTACGTTAAAATGCTGGATGAACGCGTTGAACCGGTGCTGCCGGAAATGCGTCATGCTGCGTTTAACAACAAAACAGTTTCTCAGCGTGCGGCTATTATCGCCGCTGGCCCCATCGCTAACTTCATCTTCGCTATCTTTGCCTATTGGCTGGTGTTTATCATTGGCATTCCAAGCCTGCGTCCGGTGATCGGTGAAATAACCCCCAACTCTATCGCTGCGGAAGCACAAATTAGCCCCGGTATGGAACTAAAAGCGATAGATGGTATCGAAACGCCTGATTGGGATGCCGTTCGTTTAGCTTTAATCGGTAAAATTGGCGATGCGAGTGCGAGAGTTTCTTATGCACCGTTTGGGACGAATCAAACGCGCGATGTAACCCTTGATCTAAGTCATTGGCAGTTTGAACCTGATAAACAGGATCCGGTCGTATCACTTGGATTCAGGCCCCGTGGTCCGCAGATTGAAAACGTGCTGGACGAAGTTCAGCCGCAGTCTGCAGCCAATAAGGCTGGTTTGCAAGCAGGGGACAGGATCGTTAAAGTCAACGGTCAGCCGCTCCTTCAGTGGAGTGAATTTGTAAACCTGGTGCGTGACAATCCAGGGCAGCCGCTGGCCATAGAGATTGAAAGACAGGGGAGCCCCTTGTCTTTGACGCTGATACCGGATACAAAACCGGGTAAAGCGAAAGCAGAAGGGTTTGCAGGGGTGGTACCTAAAATTATCCCGCTGCCCGATGAGTACAAAACAGTGCGTCAGTATGGGCCGTTTACCGCTGTAGCAGAAGCCACGGATAAAACCTGGCAACTGATGAAGCTGACGGTCAACATGCTGGGGAAATTAATAACCGGTGATGTAAAACTGAACAACCTCAGTGGGCCAATCTCCATAGCTCAAGGGGCAGGTATGTCGGCGGAATATGGGTTGATTTACTTCCTGATGTTCCTGGCGCTTATCAGCGTCAACTTAGGGATTATTAACCTGTTTCCACTTCCCGTCCTTGACGGCGGGCACCTGCTCTTTTTGGCGGTTGAGAAACTGAAAGGCACTCCGGTTTCCGAGCGAGTTCAGGACTTCAGTTATCGCATTGGCTCTATTTTGCTGGTGCTATTAATGGGGCTTGCACTTTTCAATGATTTCTCTCGTTTATAGAGAGAATTAGGTTAGGAAGAACGCATAACAACGATGGCGATGAAAAAGCTCCTCATAGCGTCGCTGCTGTTTAGCAGCGCCACCGTATACGGTGCAGACGGGTTCGTGGTGAAAGATATTCATTTCGAAGGCCTGCAGCGAGTCGCCGTCGGTGCGGCCCTCCTCAGTATGCCGGTTCGCGTAGGCGATACCGTCTCTGACGAGGATATCAGTAATACAATCCGCTCACTGTTTGCCACCGGCAACTTTGAAGATGTGCGCGTTCTGCGTGATGGTAATACGCTGCTCGTGCAGGTCAAAGAGCGTCCAACCATTGCCAGCATCACCTTCTCCGGCAACAAGTCGGTGAAAGATGACATGCTCAAGCAGAATCTTGAAGCTTCCGGCGTACGGGTGGGGGAATCCCTCGACCGCACGACCCTGGGTGACATCGAGAAAGGGCTGGAAGATTTCTACTACAGCGTCGGGAAATACAGCGCCAGCGTTAAAGCTGTCGTCACCCCACTGCCGCGTAATCGCGTTGACCTGAAGCTGGTGTTCCAGGAAGGTGTTTCCGCGAAAATCCAGCAGATCAACATCGTTGGCAACCACGCGTTTAGCACGGATGAGCTGATCTCCCGCTTCCAACTGCGTGATGAAGTGCCGTGGTGGAACGTTGTTGGCGATCGTAAATACCAGAAGCAAAAGCTGGCGGGTGACCTTGAAACCCTGCGCAGCTACTATCTGGATCGCGGCTATGCGCGTTTCAATATTGATTCCACGCAGGTGAGCCTGACGCCGGACAAGAAAAGCATTTATGTGACCATC
Coding sequences within:
- the map gene encoding type I methionyl aminopeptidase, whose product is MAISIKTPEEIEKMRVAGRLAAEVLEMIESHVKPGITTGELDRICNDYIVNEQQAISACLGYHGFPKSVCISINEVVCHGIPDDEKVLKDGDIVNIDVTVIKDEYHGDTSKMFIVGKPTILGERLCRITQESLYLALRMVKPGIRLRSLGAAIQKFVEAEGFSVVREYCGHGIGRVFHEEPQVLHYDADDGGVVLQPGMTFTIEPMVNAGDYRIRTMKDGWTVKTKDRSLSAQYEHTIVVTENGCEIMTLRKDDTIPAVISHNE
- the tsf gene encoding translation elongation factor Ts — protein: MAEITASLVKELRERTGAGMMDCKKALTEANGDIELAIENMRKSGAIKAAKKAGNVAADGVIITKIDGNYGVILEVNCQTDFVAKDGGFQAFANKVLDAAVAGKITDVEVLKAQFEEERVALVAKIGENINIRRVSSLEGEVLGSYQHGARIGVLVAAKGADEELVKQLAMHIAASKPEFVKPEDVSAEVVEKEYQVQLDIAMQSGKPKEIAEKMVEGRMKKFTGEVSLTGQPFVMDPSKTVAQLLKEHNADVTNFIRFEVGEGIEKVETDFAAEVAAMSKQS
- the pyrH gene encoding UMP kinase — translated: MATNAKPVYKRILLKLSGEALQGTEGFGIDASILDRMAQEIKELVELGIQVGVVIGGGNLFRGAGLAKAGMNRVVGDHMGMLATVMNGLAMRDALHRAYVNARLMSAIPLNGVCDNYSWAEAISLLRANRVVILSAGTGNPFFTTDSAACLRGIEIEADVVLKATKVDGVFTADPAKDPSATMYDQLTYSEVLDKELKVMDLAAFTLARDHKLPIRVFNMNKPGALRRVVMGEKEGTLITE
- the ispC gene encoding 1-deoxy-D-xylulose-5-phosphate reductoisomerase; the protein is MKQLTILGSTGSIGVSTLSVVRHNPEKFAVTALVAGSNVGKMVEQCLAFSPKYAVMASESAAAEVRRALKEQGSKTEVMAGEQAACEVATLGEVDQVMAAIVGVAGLSSTLAAISAGKQVLLANKESLITCGRLFMEAVARSKAQLLPIDSEHNAIFQSMPETIQRNLGYASLEDNGVSSIILTGSGGPFRETAYADLAAMTPDQACSHPNWSMGRKISVDSATMMNKGLEYIEARWLFNASAAQMEVLIHPQSVIHSMVRYRDGSVLAQLGEPDMRTPIAHAMAYPARVESGVTSLDFCKIGSLTFMEPDFERYPCLKLAIDASAQGQAATTALNAANEVVVEAFLNQQVRFTDIAVLNRSVLEQMNLAEPQSVDEVLSVDAIAREIARKQVMHLASR
- the ispU gene encoding (2E,6E)-farnesyl-diphosphate-specific ditrans,polycis-undecaprenyl-diphosphate synthase, encoding MLSANQQLSESLTTHGARHVAIIMDGNGRWAKRQGKMRVFGHKAGAKSVRRAVTFAANNGIDALTLYAFSSENWNRPAQEVTALMELFVWALDSEVKSLHRHNVRLRIIGDTSRFNLRLQERIKKAEALTSENTGLTLNIAANYGGRWDIIQGVRQLASQVQEGLLRPDQIDEDLLGQQICMHELAPVDLVIRTGGEHRISNFLIWQIAYAELYFTDVLWPDFDEQDFEGALNAFANRERRFGGTAPGGE
- the cdsA gene encoding phosphatidate cytidylyltransferase, translating into MLKYRLISAFIMIPVVIAALFWLPPVGFAIATLVICMLAAWEWGQLAGFVARSQRVWLAVLCGLLLAVMLISLPEYRHSVHLPIIEFSLWTSLVWWVAALLLVLFYPASAALWRNSKPLRLVFGLLTIVPFFWGMVALRSWHYDINHYSGSVWLLYVMFLVWGADSGAYVFGKMFGKHKLAPKVSPGKTWQGFIGGLATSAVISLLFGMWANLNVAPVVLLTCSIVAALASVLGDLTESMFKREAGIKDSGHLIPGHGGILDRIDSLTAAVPVFACLLLLVFRTI
- the rpsB gene encoding 30S ribosomal protein S2, which translates into the protein MATVSMRDMLKAGVHFGHQTRYWNPKMKPFIFGARNKVHIINLEKTVPMFNEALAELNKISSRKGKILFVGTKRAASEAVKDAANSCDQFFVNHRWLGGMLTNWKTVRQSIKRLKDLETQAQDGTFDKLTKKEALMRTRELDKLENSLGGIKDMGGLPDALFVIDADHEHIAIKEANNLGIPVFAIVDTNSDPDGVDFVIPGNDDAIRAVSLYLGAVAATVREGRSQDLASQAEESFVEAE
- the rseP gene encoding sigma E protease regulator RseP, encoding MLSILWNLAAFIVALGVLITVHEFGHFWVARRCGVRVERFSIGFGKALWRRTDRQGTEFVIALIPLGGYVKMLDERVEPVLPEMRHAAFNNKTVSQRAAIIAAGPIANFIFAIFAYWLVFIIGIPSLRPVIGEITPNSIAAEAQISPGMELKAIDGIETPDWDAVRLALIGKIGDASARVSYAPFGTNQTRDVTLDLSHWQFEPDKQDPVVSLGFRPRGPQIENVLDEVQPQSAANKAGLQAGDRIVKVNGQPLLQWSEFVNLVRDNPGQPLAIEIERQGSPLSLTLIPDTKPGKAKAEGFAGVVPKIIPLPDEYKTVRQYGPFTAVAEATDKTWQLMKLTVNMLGKLITGDVKLNNLSGPISIAQGAGMSAEYGLIYFLMFLALISVNLGIINLFPLPVLDGGHLLFLAVEKLKGTPVSERVQDFSYRIGSILLVLLMGLALFNDFSRL
- the frr gene encoding ribosome recycling factor, which gives rise to MISDIRKDAEVRMDKCVEAFKNQISKIRTGRASPSLLDGIVVEYYGTPTPLRQLASVTVEDTRTLKINVFDRSMGPAVEKAIMASDLGLNPSSAGTDIRVPLPPLTEERRKDLIKVVRGEAEGARVAVRNVRRDANDKVKALLKDKEISEDDDRRSQDDVQKLTDAAIKKVDAALSEKETELMQF